Proteins encoded within one genomic window of Felis catus isolate Fca126 chromosome C1, F.catus_Fca126_mat1.0, whole genome shotgun sequence:
- the ZRANB2 gene encoding zinc finger Ran-binding domain-containing protein 2 isoform X1 has product MSTKNFRVSDGDWICPDKKCGNVNFARRTSCNRCGREKTTEAKMMKAGGTEIGKTLAEKSRGLFSANDWQCKTCSNVNWARRSECNMCNTPKYAKLEERTGYGGGFNERENVEYIEREESDGEYDEFGRKKKKYRGKAVGPASILKEVEDKESEGEEEDEDEDLSKYKLDEDEDEDDADLSKYNLDASEEEDSNKKKSNRRSRSKSRSSHSRSSSRSSSPSSSRSRSRSRSRSSSSSQSRSRSSSRERSRSRGSKSRSSSRSHRGSSSPRKRSYSSSSSSPERNRKRSRSRSSSPGDRKKRRTRSRSPERHHRSSSGSSHSGSRSSSKKK; this is encoded by the exons ATGTCGACTAAGAATTTCCGAGTCAGTGACGGTGACTGGATTTGCCCTGACAAAAA atGTGGAAATGTAAACTTTGCTAGAAGAACCAGCTGTAATAGATGTGGTCGGG agaaaacaacTGAGGCTAAGATGATGAAAGCTGGGGGTACTGAAATAGGAAAGACACTTGCAGAGAAGAGCCGGGGCCTTTTTAGTGCTAATGACTGGCAGTGCAAAAC GTGCAGTAACGTGAATTGGGCCAGAAGATCAGAGTGTAACATGTGTAATACTCCAAAGTATGCTAAGTTAGAAGAAAGAACAG GTTATGGTGGTGgttttaatgaaagagaaaatgttgaATATATAGAAAGAGAAGAATCTGATGGTGAATATGATGAG tttggacgtaaaaagaaaaaatacaggggGAAGGCAGTTGGTCCTGCATCTATTTTAAAGGAAGTTGAAGATAAAGAAtctgagggagaagaagaggatgAGGATGAAgatctttctaaatataaattagaTGAG GATGAGGATGAAGATGATGCTGATCTCTCAAAGTATAATCTTGATGCCAGTGAAGAAGAagatagtaataaaaagaaatctaacaGACGAAGTCGCTCAAAGTCTCGATCTTCACATTCACGATCTTCATCACGCTCATCCTCCCCCTCAAGTTCAAGGTCTAGGTCCAG GTCCCGTTCAAGAAGCTCTTCCAGTTCGCAGTCAAGATCTCGTTCCAGTTCCAGAGAACGTTCGAGATCTCGTGGGTCGAAATCAAG ATCCAGCTCCAGGTCCCACAGGGGCTCTTCTTCCCCACGAAAAAGATCTTATTCAAGTTCATCATCTTCTCctgagaggaacagaaagagaagtcgTTCTAGATCTTCTTCACCTGGTGATCGCAAAAAAAGACGAACAAGATCACGGTCACCCGAAAG GCACCACAGGTCATCTTCTGGATCATCCCATTCTGGTTCCCGTTCaagttcaaaaaagaaataa
- the ZRANB2 gene encoding zinc finger Ran-binding domain-containing protein 2 isoform X2, which produces MSTKNFRVSDGDWICPDKKCGNVNFARRTSCNRCGREKTTEAKMMKAGGTEIGKTLAEKSRGLFSANDWQCKTCSNVNWARRSECNMCNTPKYAKLEERTGYGGGFNERENVEYIEREESDGEYDEFGRKKKKYRGKAVGPASILKEVEDKESEGEEEDEDEDLSKYKLDEDEDEDDADLSKYNLDASEEEDSNKKKSNRRSRSKSRSSHSRSSSRSSSPSSSRSRSRSRSRSSSSSQSRSRSSSRERSRSRGSKSRSSSRSHRGSSSPRKRSYSSSSSSPERNRKRSRSRSSSPGDRKKRRTRSRSPESQVIGENTKQP; this is translated from the exons ATGTCGACTAAGAATTTCCGAGTCAGTGACGGTGACTGGATTTGCCCTGACAAAAA atGTGGAAATGTAAACTTTGCTAGAAGAACCAGCTGTAATAGATGTGGTCGGG agaaaacaacTGAGGCTAAGATGATGAAAGCTGGGGGTACTGAAATAGGAAAGACACTTGCAGAGAAGAGCCGGGGCCTTTTTAGTGCTAATGACTGGCAGTGCAAAAC GTGCAGTAACGTGAATTGGGCCAGAAGATCAGAGTGTAACATGTGTAATACTCCAAAGTATGCTAAGTTAGAAGAAAGAACAG GTTATGGTGGTGgttttaatgaaagagaaaatgttgaATATATAGAAAGAGAAGAATCTGATGGTGAATATGATGAG tttggacgtaaaaagaaaaaatacaggggGAAGGCAGTTGGTCCTGCATCTATTTTAAAGGAAGTTGAAGATAAAGAAtctgagggagaagaagaggatgAGGATGAAgatctttctaaatataaattagaTGAG GATGAGGATGAAGATGATGCTGATCTCTCAAAGTATAATCTTGATGCCAGTGAAGAAGAagatagtaataaaaagaaatctaacaGACGAAGTCGCTCAAAGTCTCGATCTTCACATTCACGATCTTCATCACGCTCATCCTCCCCCTCAAGTTCAAGGTCTAGGTCCAG GTCCCGTTCAAGAAGCTCTTCCAGTTCGCAGTCAAGATCTCGTTCCAGTTCCAGAGAACGTTCGAGATCTCGTGGGTCGAAATCAAG ATCCAGCTCCAGGTCCCACAGGGGCTCTTCTTCCCCACGAAAAAGATCTTATTCAAGTTCATCATCTTCTCctgagaggaacagaaagagaagtcgTTCTAGATCTTCTTCACCTGGTGATCGCAAAAAAAGACGAACAAGATCACGGTCACCCGAAAG CCAGGTGATTGGTGAAAACACTAAACAACCCTGA